A single region of the Zootoca vivipara chromosome 2, rZooViv1.1, whole genome shotgun sequence genome encodes:
- the LOC132591740 gene encoding tRNA-dihydrouridine(16/17) synthase [NAD(P)(+)]-like — MPKLEGFEFWRNTLKGARYVVAPMVDQSELAWRLLSRRHGAQLCYTPMLHAQVFVRDANYRKENLYCDVCPEDRPLIVQFCANDPEVFVQAALLAQDYCDAIDLNLGCPQMIAKRGHYGAFLQEEWKLLQKMIVLANEKLSVPITCKIRVFPEIGKTVKYAQLLEEAGCQLLTVHGRTKEQKGPLAGVASWEHIQAVRKAVNIPVFANGNIQYLSDVEQCIQKTGVQGVMSAEGNLHNPALFEGRNPAVWEMAEEYLEIVQQYPCPLSYVRAHLFKLWHHTLQVHQHLRDELAKVKTLEGLVAVNRELKLHCQEEIANLKEDEKPKGGLPFFHWICQPYVRPGPKEVCKENGTSGMEGSTRGKRALEDEDDGTSDGLSKNKQKKKLRNPNKSFDPSLKPKYAKCDQCGNPKGNKCVFNLCRGCCKKRAFRETADCPGHGLLFKTKYEKSLSWKNGQSSLENIEVTAQKGEVEETLLLKEAIDGVA, encoded by the coding sequence ATGCCCAAACTTGAGGGCTTTGAGTTCTGGAGAAACACGCTGAAAGGTGCCCGTTATGTGGTTGCTCCCATGGTGGATCAGAGTGAACTAGCTTGGAGACTGTTAAGTCGCCGTCATGGAGCCCAGCTATGTTATACCCCTATGCTGCATGCTCAGGTCTTTGTCAGAGATGCCAATTACCGTAAAGAAAACTTGTATTGTGATGTGTGCCCTGAAGATAGACCTTTGATTGTGCAGTTCTGTGCCAATGACCCAGAAGTGTTTGTCCAGGCTGCCTTGTTGGCTCAAGATTACTGTGATGCCATTGACTTGAATTTGGGGTGTCCTCAAATGATTGCAAAAAGAGGTCACTATGGAGCATTCTTGCAGGAGGAATGGAAGCTTCTTCAGAAGATGATTGTGTTGGCTAATGAGAAGCTCTCTGTTCCCATCACATGCAAAATCCGTGTTTTCCCAGAAATTGGCAAGACTGTGAAATATGCCCAGTTGCTGGAGGAGGCTGGTTGTCAGCTGCTGACTGTCCATGGTCGCACGAAAGAACAGAAGGGGCCTCTTGCTGGCGTGGCTTCCTGGGAGCACATACAGGCCGTGAGAAAGGCTGTAAACATCCCTGTTTTTGCAAATGGAAACATTCAGTACCTAAGTGATGTGGAACAGTGCATTCAGAAGACAGGAGTTCAAGGTGTCATGAGCGCAGAGGGCAATCTTCATAACCCAGCTTTGTTTGAAGGAAGAAACCCTGCAGTCTGGGAGATGGCTGAGGAATATCTGGAAATAGTACAGCAGTATCCTTGCCCACTGTCCTATGTCAGGGCTCATCTCTTCAAGCTCTGGCATCACACGTTGCAAGTTCACCAGCACCTGCGTGATGAGCTGGCAAAAGTGAAGACCCTGGAGGGACTTGTGGCTGTCAATAGAGAGCTGAAGTTGCATTGCCAGGAAGAAATAGCCAATTTGAAGGAAGATGAGAAGCCAAAAGGAGGATTGCCTTTCTTCCATTGGAtttgtcagccatatgtcaggccTGGGCCCAAGGAGGTGTGCAAGGAAAATGGCACTAGTGGCATGGAAGGAAGCACCCGGGGTAAACGAGCTTTGGAGGATGAGGATGATGGGACCTCAGATGGTCTCTCAAAGAACAAGCaaaagaagaaattgagaaatccTAATAAAAGCTTTGATCCATCCTTAAAACCTAAATATGCAAAGTGTGATCAGTGTGGAAACCCAAAGGGTAACAAATGTGTATTTAATCTGTGCCGAGGATGCTGTAAGAAAAGGGCTTTTAGAGAGACAGCAGATTGTCCAGGTCATggtctgctttttaaaaccaAATATGAGAAGTCCCTTTCATGGAAGAATGGCCAGTCCAGTCTGGAGAATATTGAAGTGACAGCACAGAAAGGAGAGGTGGAGGAGACTCTATTGCTCAAAGAAGCTATTGATGGTGTTGCGTGA